From Streptomyces yatensis, one genomic window encodes:
- a CDS encoding DUF397 domain-containing protein, producing MSSMSAKSVHWLRSSYSVGMNNCVETALLGSDRLGVRDSKNTAGPVLLFTPSTWVSFLEGLKDDGLGSGTSRSAGTGS from the coding sequence ATGTCCAGTATGTCCGCCAAGTCCGTCCACTGGCTGCGCAGCAGCTACAGCGTCGGCATGAACAATTGCGTCGAGACGGCCCTGCTGGGGTCTGACCGGCTCGGCGTGCGCGATTCGAAGAACACGGCGGGCCCCGTCCTGCTGTTCACCCCGTCGACCTGGGTCTCCTTCCTCGAGGGGCTCAAGGACGACGGCCTCGGCTCCGGCACCTCCCGCTCGGCCGGAACCGGAAGCTGA